A genome region from Dickeya chrysanthemi NCPPB 402 includes the following:
- a CDS encoding metal-dependent hydrolase: MTAEGHLLFAVASAIFAKKAELSPALAAGDWWHIIPAALLTSLLPDIDHPKSILGQRLKWISVPIARLCGHRGFTHSLLAIVIGVYVIRTKLPADWPLPGDVYHAMIVGYLSHIVADMLTTAGVPLLWPCRWRFRLPLLNSDKGNQLERLLCVGLILFMLFQPQQPLESWHYGEPARRLQQLGQQLHQLLAP; this comes from the coding sequence ATGACCGCGGAAGGCCACCTCCTGTTTGCCGTAGCCAGCGCAATCTTCGCAAAAAAAGCAGAATTATCGCCTGCCCTGGCAGCAGGCGACTGGTGGCATATTATCCCAGCCGCCTTACTGACATCCTTGTTACCCGATATAGACCACCCGAAGTCTATTCTCGGCCAACGCCTGAAATGGATTTCCGTCCCCATTGCCAGGCTGTGCGGGCATCGTGGTTTTACGCATAGCTTGCTGGCCATCGTGATTGGTGTCTATGTCATCCGCACTAAACTGCCAGCAGACTGGCCCTTACCGGGCGATGTCTATCACGCGATGATCGTTGGATATCTAAGCCATATCGTCGCCGATATGCTGACAACAGCGGGTGTACCGCTCTTGTGGCCTTGCCGCTGGCGCTTTCGTCTGCCTTTACTGAATAGCGACAAAGGCAATCAACTGGAACGCTTACTGTGCGTCGGGTTGATTTTGTTTATGCTATTTCAACCGCAGCAACCACTTGAATCCTGGCATTACGGCGAACCCGCACGACGGCTACAACAGCTCGGGCAGCAGTTACATCAGTTACTGGCACCTTAG
- a CDS encoding L-cystine transporter: MNFPLIINVVVFAVLLFALGYSGNKNWSLSKKVLLGLITGVLFGLVLHLIYGDDNPVIKQSIAWFNIVGNGYVQLLQMIVMPLVFVSILNSVARLHNASSLGKISLLALGTLLFTTLIAALIGIFVTNLFGLTASGLVQGAQESSRLSTIQNSYAGKVADLNVPQLLLSFIPKNPFADLTGANPTSIISVVIFAAFLGVAALHLLKDDAAKGERVLTAIDTLQSWVMKLVRLVMRLTPYGVMALMTKMVASSNLQDILKLGSFVVASYLGLGLMFGVHALLLAMNGVNPARFYRKVWPVLSFAFTSRSSAATIPLNIEAQTRRIGVPESIASFAASFGTTIGQNGCAGLYPAMLAVMVAPTVGINPWDPMWIATLAGIVTLSSAGVAGVGGGATFAALIVLPAMGLPITLVALLISIEPLIDMGRTALNVSGSMTAGTLTSQWLKQTDKDVFNRDDDTALNHR; the protein is encoded by the coding sequence ATGAATTTTCCGCTGATAATAAATGTGGTTGTTTTTGCTGTGCTGCTTTTTGCACTGGGGTATAGCGGTAATAAAAATTGGAGCCTGTCGAAAAAGGTGTTGCTGGGTCTGATAACCGGCGTCCTGTTTGGGCTGGTATTACACCTGATTTATGGCGATGACAATCCTGTCATCAAACAGTCTATTGCCTGGTTCAACATCGTCGGCAACGGCTATGTACAATTGTTGCAAATGATTGTGATGCCGCTGGTGTTCGTGTCAATACTGAATTCCGTTGCCCGGCTGCATAACGCCTCCTCGCTGGGAAAAATCAGCCTGCTTGCACTCGGCACATTGCTATTTACCACGCTGATCGCCGCCTTAATTGGTATTTTTGTGACCAATCTGTTTGGCCTGACCGCTTCCGGGTTGGTGCAAGGCGCGCAGGAAAGTTCTCGTCTGTCGACCATTCAGAATAGCTATGCCGGCAAGGTCGCCGACCTGAACGTACCACAGCTGTTGCTGTCGTTTATCCCTAAAAATCCGTTTGCCGACCTGACCGGCGCCAACCCGACGTCTATCATCAGCGTGGTCATTTTCGCCGCGTTTCTCGGCGTTGCGGCATTGCACTTGTTAAAAGACGACGCGGCAAAAGGCGAACGCGTCCTGACAGCGATTGATACCTTGCAATCCTGGGTAATGAAACTGGTTCGGCTGGTGATGCGCCTCACACCTTATGGCGTAATGGCACTGATGACGAAAATGGTCGCCAGCTCTAACCTGCAGGATATCCTCAAGCTGGGCAGTTTCGTTGTGGCGTCCTACCTCGGTCTGGGATTGATGTTTGGCGTACATGCCCTATTGTTGGCGATGAACGGCGTGAATCCGGCCCGTTTTTATCGCAAAGTGTGGCCGGTGCTAAGTTTCGCCTTCACCAGTCGCTCCAGCGCCGCCACTATTCCGCTGAATATTGAGGCCCAGACGCGCCGTATCGGTGTGCCGGAATCCATCGCCAGTTTTGCCGCCTCTTTTGGCACGACTATCGGTCAGAACGGCTGTGCCGGGTTGTATCCAGCCATGCTGGCCGTCATGGTCGCGCCGACCGTCGGCATCAACCCCTGGGATCCGATGTGGATCGCCACCCTGGCTGGCATTGTCACCCTCAGTTCCGCGGGGGTAGCCGGTGTCGGTGGCGGCGCTACCTTCGCCGCGTTGATCGTCCTACCGGCGATGGGATTACCCATCACACTGGTTGCCCTGTTGATTTCGATTGAGCCATTAATCGACATGGGACGCACTGCACTCAATGTCAGTGGATCAATGACAGCCGGCACGCTGACCAGCCAGTGGCTAAAACAAACCGATAAAGACGTGTTCAATCGGGATGACGATACGGCATTAAATCACCGTTAA
- the osmE gene encoding osmotically-inducible lipoprotein OsmE, which yields MKKNNLFMCIAASALMLSGCVAYDRAENFFTKPVVKEVKKGMSRQEVNRVAGPASTEATMLHARGTCNTYVLGTHDGKIQYYFVSFDETGHVLNKGFQSCQEYDTNPKF from the coding sequence ATGAAGAAAAATAATTTATTCATGTGTATCGCGGCAAGTGCCCTGATGCTCTCTGGGTGTGTAGCTTACGATCGTGCCGAAAACTTCTTTACTAAACCGGTGGTGAAGGAGGTGAAAAAGGGCATGAGTCGCCAGGAAGTGAATCGAGTTGCCGGACCGGCATCGACGGAGGCCACCATGCTTCATGCCCGGGGCACCTGTAATACCTATGTGCTGGGCACCCACGACGGTAAGATTCAGTACTATTTCGTCAGCTTTGATGAGACGGGGCATGTATTGAACAAAGGGTTCCAGAGCTGTCAGGAATACGATACCAATCCCAAATTCTGA
- the nadE gene encoding ammonia-dependent NAD(+) synthetase, with product MSLQKEIIQALGVKSTIDPAQEVRVSVDFLKNYLKAHPFVKSLVLGISGGQDSTLTGKLCQTAIAELRQETGKADYRFIAVRLPYGVQADEQDCQDAIQFIQPDQVLTVNIKPAVEASEATLRAIGIELSDFVKGNEKARERMKAQYSIAGMNAGLVVGTDHAAEAVTGFFTKYGDGGTDINPIFRLNKRQGKALLKLLGCPSHLYTKAPTADLEDDRPSLPDEMALGITYEKIDDYLEGKQLGPIDVAIIEGWYRKTEHKRRPPITVFDDFWR from the coding sequence ATGTCATTACAGAAAGAAATTATTCAGGCTCTCGGGGTGAAAAGCACCATCGATCCAGCGCAGGAAGTTCGAGTGAGCGTTGATTTTTTAAAGAATTATCTGAAGGCTCACCCATTCGTCAAAAGCCTGGTCTTGGGGATCAGCGGCGGGCAGGATTCAACGCTGACCGGCAAATTATGCCAGACGGCGATTGCCGAATTGCGCCAGGAAACAGGCAAAGCCGATTATCGCTTTATCGCGGTGCGCCTGCCGTATGGCGTACAAGCCGATGAGCAAGACTGCCAGGATGCAATTCAGTTTATCCAGCCGGACCAGGTACTGACCGTCAACATCAAACCGGCGGTAGAGGCCAGTGAAGCGACGCTGCGCGCCATCGGTATTGAGCTGTCTGACTTTGTTAAGGGTAACGAAAAAGCCCGTGAGCGCATGAAAGCCCAGTACAGTATCGCGGGTATGAATGCCGGACTGGTTGTCGGTACCGATCACGCGGCGGAAGCCGTCACCGGCTTCTTCACCAAATACGGTGACGGCGGCACTGACATCAACCCGATTTTCCGCCTCAACAAACGACAGGGCAAAGCCTTGCTCAAGCTGCTGGGTTGCCCGTCCCACCTTTACACCAAGGCACCAACGGCTGATCTGGAAGACGATCGCCCGTCACTGCCGGATGAGATGGCACTCGGCATCACCTACGAGAAAATCGACGACTATCTGGAAGGCAAACAGCTTGGGCCGATTGATGTCGCTATCATCGAGGGTTGGTATCGCAAAACCGAGCACAAACGCCGCCCGCCGATTACCGTCTTTGATGACTTCTGGCGTTGA
- a CDS encoding nitrous oxide-stimulated promoter family protein — MQFKNHHGNTTMTSAGKRIQREIRTIRAMLALYERSFPAPADDADYYARLQDYALKRLRKCYYGENKPACKQCPIHCYQPAKREAIKAIMRWAGPRMLLHHPILAIRHLLDDRKPVPAAPPRGRTAREPESPILSDDSAKEKGR; from the coding sequence ATGCAATTTAAAAATCATCACGGGAACACGACAATGACCTCCGCCGGCAAACGTATCCAACGCGAAATTCGTACTATTCGGGCCATGCTCGCGCTGTATGAGCGGTCATTTCCAGCGCCTGCAGATGATGCGGATTATTATGCCAGGCTGCAGGATTACGCCTTAAAACGGCTGCGAAAGTGCTATTACGGGGAAAATAAGCCGGCCTGCAAACAATGTCCGATTCATTGCTACCAACCGGCGAAACGGGAAGCCATCAAAGCTATCATGCGCTGGGCTGGACCAAGAATGCTGTTGCACCACCCCATACTGGCAATTCGACACCTGCTGGATGATCGCAAACCTGTCCCTGCTGCACCACCACGAGGGCGAACAGCCAGAGAACCGGAATCCCCGATACTTTCAGACGATTCTGCAAAAGAAAAAGGCCGCTAA
- the ihfA gene encoding integration host factor subunit alpha — MALTKAEMSEYLFEKLGLSKRDAKELVELFFEEVRRALENGEQVKLSGFGNFDLRDKNQRPGRNPKTGEDIPITARRVVTFRPGQKLKSRVENASPKES, encoded by the coding sequence ATGGCGCTTACTAAAGCTGAAATGTCTGAATACCTGTTTGAAAAGCTTGGGCTCAGCAAACGGGATGCCAAAGAGCTCGTCGAGTTGTTCTTCGAAGAAGTGCGGCGTGCTCTGGAAAATGGTGAGCAGGTTAAGTTGTCGGGGTTTGGCAACTTTGATTTGCGGGACAAGAACCAGCGCCCGGGGCGTAACCCAAAAACCGGCGAAGATATTCCGATTACGGCGCGTCGGGTCGTTACGTTCCGTCCAGGGCAGAAATTGAAGAGTCGGGTGGAAAACGCATCACCCAAAGAGTCTTGA
- the pheT gene encoding phenylalanine--tRNA ligase subunit beta gives MKFSELWLREWVNPAISSDALSEQITMAGLEVDGVEPVAGAFHGVVVGEVVECGQHPNADKLRVTKVSVGGERLLDIVCGAPNCRQGLKVAVATVGAVLPGDFKIKAAKLRGEPSEGMLCSFSELGISEDHSGIIELPSDAPLGTDIREYLKLDDNTIEISVTPNRADCLGILGVARDVAVLNELALTTPTTEPVTATITERFPIQVDATEACPRYLGRVVKGINVKAATPLWMREKLRRCGIRSIDPVVDVTNYVLLELGQPMHAFDLNRLEGGIVVRMAKEGETLRLLDGTDATLSADTLVIADHQKALAMGGIFGGEHSGVNAETQDVLLECAYFNPLSITGRARRYGLHTDASHRYERGVDPALQYQAIERATRLLLDICGGDAGPVVDVTSEKDLPVRATITLRRDKLDRLIGHVISDEKVSDILNRLGCQVIKTADGWQAVAPSWRFDMEIEEDLVEEVARVYGYNNIPNIPTQAPLKMTQHREADLTLKRVKTLLVDRGFQEAITYSFVDPKIQSLIHPDEEALMLPSPISVEMSAMRLSLWSGLLGAVVYNQNRQQSRLRVFESGLRFVPDQSADLGVRQETMLAGVITGTRYEEHWDLARQAVDFYDLKGDLEAVLALTGKLSSVEFRAEHHCALHPGQTAAIYLAGERIGYVGVIHPELERKLDLNGRTVVFEVLWDKLSERVVPEAADISRFPANRRDIAVVVAENVPAGDVLAECKKVGANQLVGVNLFDVYRGKGVAEGYKSLAISLVLQDTARTLAEEEIAATVAQCVAALKQRFQASLRD, from the coding sequence ATGAAATTCAGTGAACTCTGGTTACGGGAATGGGTTAACCCAGCTATCAGCAGCGATGCCTTATCTGAACAAATCACCATGGCGGGCCTGGAAGTGGACGGCGTTGAGCCGGTTGCAGGCGCATTCCACGGCGTGGTTGTTGGGGAAGTGGTGGAATGCGGTCAGCATCCGAATGCAGACAAATTGCGCGTGACGAAAGTCAGCGTGGGCGGTGAACGTTTGCTGGATATCGTTTGCGGCGCGCCTAATTGCCGTCAGGGCCTCAAAGTGGCGGTGGCCACGGTGGGCGCTGTTTTACCGGGTGATTTCAAAATCAAGGCAGCCAAGCTGCGTGGCGAGCCGTCTGAAGGGATGCTGTGCTCTTTCTCCGAGCTGGGCATTTCCGAGGATCACAGCGGTATTATCGAACTGCCGTCTGATGCGCCGTTAGGTACTGACATCCGCGAATACCTGAAGCTGGATGACAATACGATTGAGATCAGCGTGACGCCCAACCGTGCTGATTGCCTGGGAATCCTGGGTGTGGCGCGCGATGTCGCTGTACTCAATGAGCTGGCGTTGACAACGCCTACGACGGAGCCGGTGACCGCTACTATTACCGAGCGTTTCCCGATTCAGGTGGATGCGACCGAAGCGTGCCCGCGTTATCTGGGGCGAGTGGTCAAGGGGATCAATGTGAAGGCCGCCACGCCGCTGTGGATGCGTGAAAAACTGCGTCGTTGCGGTATCCGCTCCATCGATCCGGTGGTGGATGTCACCAACTACGTATTGCTGGAGCTGGGGCAACCGATGCATGCGTTCGACCTCAACCGTCTGGAAGGCGGCATTGTCGTGCGTATGGCGAAAGAAGGGGAAACCCTGCGTCTGCTGGACGGCACCGATGCGACGCTGAGCGCCGACACACTGGTGATTGCCGATCATCAAAAAGCGCTGGCAATGGGCGGTATCTTCGGCGGCGAACATTCCGGCGTGAATGCCGAAACGCAGGATGTGCTGCTGGAGTGTGCTTATTTTAATCCGCTGTCGATCACCGGGCGTGCGCGTCGTTACGGTTTGCATACCGATGCCTCTCACCGCTATGAGCGTGGTGTTGATCCGGCATTGCAATATCAGGCGATTGAGCGTGCAACGCGCCTGCTGCTGGATATTTGCGGCGGTGACGCCGGCCCGGTGGTGGATGTGACCAGCGAGAAAGATTTGCCGGTACGAGCGACCATCACTCTGCGTCGTGACAAATTGGATCGATTAATCGGCCATGTAATTTCCGATGAGAAAGTCAGCGATATTCTTAACCGTCTGGGTTGCCAGGTGATTAAAACCGCTGATGGCTGGCAGGCGGTAGCACCGAGCTGGCGTTTCGATATGGAAATCGAGGAAGATTTGGTGGAAGAGGTGGCTCGTGTTTACGGCTACAACAACATTCCGAATATTCCTACTCAGGCACCGCTGAAGATGACGCAACATCGCGAAGCGGACCTGACGCTTAAACGTGTGAAAACGCTGCTGGTGGATCGCGGTTTTCAGGAAGCGATTACGTACAGTTTCGTCGATCCCAAGATTCAGTCGCTGATTCACCCTGATGAAGAAGCGCTGATGTTACCGAGCCCGATTTCGGTGGAAATGTCCGCTATGCGGCTGTCGCTGTGGAGCGGGTTGCTGGGCGCGGTAGTGTACAACCAAAATCGTCAACAAAGCCGTCTGCGTGTGTTTGAGAGTGGTCTGCGCTTTGTTCCGGACCAAAGCGCCGATCTGGGCGTCCGTCAGGAAACCATGTTGGCAGGAGTGATTACAGGCACTCGCTACGAAGAACATTGGGATCTGGCGCGTCAGGCGGTTGACTTCTATGATTTAAAAGGCGATTTGGAAGCCGTGTTGGCATTAACCGGGAAACTGTCCTCCGTTGAATTCCGTGCTGAGCATCATTGCGCATTGCATCCTGGGCAGACGGCGGCAATTTATCTGGCAGGCGAGCGTATCGGTTATGTCGGCGTGATTCATCCGGAACTGGAGCGCAAGCTGGATCTGAATGGCCGTACCGTGGTGTTTGAGGTGCTGTGGGATAAGCTGTCTGAGCGCGTGGTGCCTGAGGCGGCGGACATTTCACGTTTCCCGGCGAATCGTCGTGATATCGCGGTGGTTGTGGCTGAGAACGTGCCGGCAGGCGATGTTTTAGCCGAGTGCAAGAAAGTTGGCGCAAATCAGTTAGTTGGCGTAAACTTGTTTGACGTGTACCGGGGCAAGGGCGTAGCGGAAGGATATAAGAGTCTGGCTATCAGTCTGGTATTGCAGGATACCGCTCGTACACTAGCAGAAGAGGAAATTGCCGCTACCGTTGCGCAATGCGTAGCAGCACTAAAACAGCGATTCCAAGCATCCTTGAGGGATTAA